The following are from one region of the Cloacibacterium sp. TD35 genome:
- the pyrF gene encoding orotidine-5'-phosphate decarboxylase, which produces MESKKEFFLECYKLGIIKFGRFTLKSGIESPFYVDLRPLASEPKILKHLANYLLEMLPLDNFDVICGVPYAALPMATAMSLESYIPLIIKRKEAKEYGTKKLIEGIYKSGQNCLLVEDVITSGKSLVETIAEVENEGLKVSDIVVVLDREQGGKQLLQEKGYHVHTLFSISEVVEILKEVDHLTEEEVLRINEFIAGNKIEFKEEKRLSYEQKLENCEHSVGKKILEIAISKQSNLIASADVTTTKELLEFAEQVGPHIVALKTHIDMISDFDSDKTILPLKDLATKHNFLLMEDRKFGDIGNTQELQYRGGMYKISHWADLVTSHVIAGYQSIDCFMNSGVIAILSMSSKGALTDQNYRTEALKIVETHPNIIGCVAQNKVPANVLLFTPGVNISSKGDDKGQQYNTPEHVFKNLHTDFVIVGRGIYKAENVEKSAKLYKLESWNAYLKSL; this is translated from the coding sequence ATGGAAAGTAAAAAAGAATTCTTCTTAGAATGTTATAAACTTGGGATTATAAAATTCGGCAGATTTACATTGAAATCCGGCATCGAAAGCCCATTCTATGTAGATTTAAGACCGCTCGCTTCTGAGCCAAAAATCTTAAAACATTTGGCCAATTATCTTTTAGAAATGCTTCCTTTAGATAATTTTGATGTGATCTGCGGTGTTCCTTACGCTGCATTACCTATGGCAACCGCTATGTCTTTAGAAAGCTATATCCCATTGATTATCAAGAGAAAAGAAGCTAAAGAATACGGAACCAAAAAACTCATTGAAGGCATTTATAAATCTGGACAAAACTGTCTACTGGTAGAAGATGTAATTACTTCTGGAAAATCTTTGGTAGAAACCATCGCCGAAGTAGAAAATGAAGGGTTAAAAGTTTCTGATATTGTAGTGGTTCTGGACCGTGAACAAGGCGGAAAGCAACTTTTGCAAGAAAAAGGTTATCATGTTCATACCCTTTTCAGCATTTCTGAAGTGGTAGAAATTTTAAAAGAAGTAGACCATCTTACGGAAGAAGAAGTTTTAAGAATTAATGAATTTATCGCAGGAAACAAAATTGAATTCAAAGAAGAAAAAAGACTTTCTTACGAACAAAAATTAGAAAATTGCGAACATTCTGTTGGCAAAAAAATCTTAGAAATTGCTATTTCTAAACAATCTAACCTTATCGCTTCTGCAGATGTTACCACTACCAAAGAGTTGCTAGAATTTGCAGAACAAGTAGGGCCACATATTGTAGCTCTAAAAACGCATATTGACATGATTTCTGATTTTGATAGTGACAAGACCATTCTTCCGCTAAAAGATTTAGCAACCAAGCATAATTTCCTTTTGATGGAAGACCGAAAATTTGGCGACATCGGAAATACTCAGGAATTACAATACAGAGGCGGAATGTATAAAATTTCGCATTGGGCAGATTTGGTTACTTCTCACGTGATTGCTGGCTATCAAAGTATTGATTGTTTCATGAATTCTGGGGTAATTGCTATTCTTTCTATGTCTTCAAAAGGTGCATTGACTGACCAAAATTATAGAACAGAAGCTTTAAAAATAGTAGAAACACATCCAAATATTATCGGTTGTGTGGCTCAAAACAAAGTTCCTGCTAATGTTTTACTTTTTACGCCAGGAGTAAATATCAGTTCCAAAGGCGATGACAAAGGTCAACAGTACAATACACCAGAACATGTTTTCAAAAATTTACATACAGATTTCGTAATTGTAGGTCGAGGAATTTATAAAGCTGAAAATGTAGAAAAATCTGCAAAACTATACAAACTAGAATCTTGGAACGCCTACCTAAAATCTCTCTAA